Part of the ANME-2 cluster archaeon genome is shown below.
TTTTTGAAAGAAATTCCCTCATCTTTAAGATCCTTTGAAGTAATCAGAGGAACTCCTTCTTTCTTATCTACAAGAGGTGTTTTATCGTGTGTTCCATCAGTAATGAGCGTACAAACATATTCTAATTTCTTCGATTCAAAACCTTTCGGGAAATCATTTTGCCTGTACATTCCCAGCACCTTGAACCCCAGCCTCTCATAGAAACACATGGATTCGGGTTTGTAATCTACAGTAAGATACCGGCAGCAGAATTGCATGCACTATAAAAACATGCTCGCAACCAAGCCTACAGTGATTGCTATAGTAAAACTAAGCAAAGTTCCAATTAAAACATACTCCCCCACACTTCTTGATGCACTAAACCTGAATATTGATTTTGCAGCCACCAATAAGCCAATTGCTTCATATTGTCTTAACAGGACCAGAGTAAGAATTAAAAATCGCTCCAACCGGCCAATCCACATTCCCGCCTTTTCCAGACTTTCATTTTCATCAGTGATATCAGTTCTCCATTTTTCTGTTATCTTACTGATCAACACACTACTTGGCCAGATTATTATTAGATAAGCTGCTACTATTACCCACACGTTTATTCCTGGCAGAAATATCTGTTCTAACAGTGCTATATCCTCAGGTCCTGGGCTTATTATTAATATCCAGATAACCAAAATAACCATGAAGTGCCCAAGTTGATCCAATAAGAAAGATTGGATATTGTTCTCATATTTTGCTTTAAAACCATCAATTAAGATATGTGTGGCAGCAACAGCAGCAGGGATCCATATCAAATTCCACAATCCGGATAAAAAATAGGCAAGAACTCCGGCAATAATCCCATGTAAATAGAGATATTTCGAGTGCCAGCCATTTTTAAATCTTTGATCTACCCATGAATCGGGCTGAAATACAAAATCAGCAAGAAGATGAGCAATTATCAAGCGAATTAATAACGATATCTCTATTGGAGTGAACATTATAAACCTCCAGCCTTATTTTCGACCACTATAAGTCCACAACCTTATATTGAATTATTCCTTTATAACGCCTTAAAAATGCCTGAACCGCCCAGGCACCACCGGTTCTCAGGCGCTGGAACACCGCAGATTGACTAATTTCCAGGTTTTTTGCGATTTCTTCCTGTGTATAGCCCTGGATTTGATACAGTATAGCCTTAGCCTGTTCTTTTGTCCATCGTTGAATTAAAGCATTAAGCAGAGCACATTCTGTTTGTAATTCTTCATTTATTTCTGGCCAGGGGGTCTTTATTGTTAGATTTCGTTCTCTTTTTTTCATCTTGTCAAGTTCCATGCCTGAACTTCTAAAAGCTTCTCCATCCCCTTCGCCGACCTTATCCCCTGGCAAATAATCTATCTTTCCTACACCAATGGCAATCCTGGCATCTAAGTGGATATTTTTTTCAAAAGGCTTAGACAGTAAATTAGCACGAATGATTATTGCAGCCTTCAGAGCTTCCTCGGGTCTGGATAGCACACCCTGGAAACTGTCCCCCCTGTAAATTTCAAATCGTGCTGCAACAATATCCGGTGATTTGATCTTGTTGAATGAATTTTTAAGAATTGATAGAACCTCATCCCGCTGTTTTTCGATTTTATATCTGGATGATCCAACTAGATCACCAGTTAAAACTGCAAATATTTTCTCATTTGCCATGGGATACCACTCTTGTACAATTATAAGCCTATAACCTTATTATGATAGATTATAAGCCTGCAACCTTATTATGATAGATTATAAGCCTACAACCTTATATTAATCTTCCGTAATCATATCTTATCGTTAATATTTACCCTTTTGCCATATCAGCAGCACACCTTAAT
Proteins encoded:
- a CDS encoding DUF3307 domain-containing protein gives rise to the protein MFTPIEISLLIRLIIAHLLADFVFQPDSWVDQRFKNGWHSKYLYLHGIIAGVLAYFLSGLWNLIWIPAAVAATHILIDGFKAKYENNIQSFLLDQLGHFMVILVIWILIISPGPEDIALLEQIFLPGINVWVIVAAYLIIIWPSSVLISKITEKWRTDITDENESLEKAGMWIGRLERFLILTLVLLRQYEAIGLLVAAKSIFRFSASRSVGEYVLIGTLLSFTIAITVGLVASMFL